One window from the genome of Nocardioides panaciterrulae encodes:
- a CDS encoding biotin transporter BioY produces the protein MTASSPRRSSSTDLALIAGFGALVAVCAVLPSINVAGPVPITLQTFGLLLAGAVLGARRGFLAVLLYLAVGAAGLPVFAGGTAGLGVFSGPTVGYLVSFPFAAGLCGLVVERLPRRAIQTSVPLIFLATVAGVLLNHALGMAGLVWRLDISWAAAFDIDKVFWIGDLLKGLLVAVVATAVHRAFPDLLGRRPGRRDTAPADGPTGGTTEGSPENPVVA, from the coding sequence ATGACCGCCTCCTCGCCCCGCCGCAGCTCCAGCACCGACCTCGCACTGATCGCCGGGTTCGGCGCGCTCGTCGCCGTCTGCGCGGTGCTGCCCTCGATCAACGTCGCCGGCCCGGTCCCGATCACCCTGCAGACCTTCGGGCTGCTCCTCGCCGGCGCCGTCCTCGGCGCCCGGCGCGGGTTCCTCGCCGTGCTGCTCTACCTCGCGGTGGGCGCCGCCGGGCTGCCCGTCTTCGCCGGCGGCACCGCCGGCCTCGGGGTCTTCTCCGGCCCGACCGTCGGCTACCTCGTCTCGTTCCCGTTCGCGGCCGGGCTGTGCGGCCTGGTCGTCGAGCGGCTGCCCCGCCGGGCCATCCAGACCAGCGTGCCGCTGATCTTCCTCGCGACCGTCGCCGGCGTGCTGCTCAACCACGCGCTCGGCATGGCCGGCCTGGTGTGGCGGCTGGACATCTCCTGGGCCGCGGCGTTCGACATCGACAAGGTCTTCTGGATCGGGGACCTGCTCAAGGGCCTGCTGGTCGCGGTCGTCGCCACCGCCGTCCACCGCGCCTTCCCCGACCTGCTCGGCCGCCGGCCCGGTCGCCGGGACACCGCTCCCGCCGACGGCCCCACGGGGGGCACCACGGAGGGCTCCCCGGAGAACCCCGTCGTCGCGTGA